GATTTGGTTATCGTCTTTCCCACCCAAACAGCCGGTAACGATGACTTTACCGTTTTCCTCCAAGGCTTCCCCAATGGTATCCAACGATTCCTGCACCGCGCTGTCGATAAATCCGCAAGTGTTGACAATAACCGTATCCGCCTCTTCATAGGAATTGGTTAAATGATAGCCCTCGGCTTTGAGCTGGGTGAGAATCCGCTCCGAATCGACGGTAGCTTTCGGACACCCCAAACTCACGATTCCAACGGTCGGGTTCTGTTGCGACATAATAATTTCCTTTGCGTTCCTGGCCCGCATGCCTTGCTTTAAACTGCGGGTATTTTATTCGATTCCACCGTAAAGAAACACACAAAGAGGACATTCTTATTCAAAGAATTGAGAGAATAGAAACGTTTAAACGAGGGTTAAAGCAGGTCTTTTTCCAAAAACGATATTTTCAAATGACTTTGCATGGTCGTCAGCCAAATCTCGCCAGGCCTGGCTTCAAACAGATAACAATAAGACAGCCAGGCGCCATCGCACTGCGCAAGCACTTTCGGTTTTGACCAGGTCAGGCCGTCATCGTCCGACCAAATCAAACACAATTCGGCTCGGTACCAGGAAGCCGCGACTTCGGAATACAAGCCATTCACTCGCGGGGCCGAGCCATCTTTCGTATTAGTCAGGGGATTATAGGCCAACAACAGCCGACCACTTTGCAAACGGCACAACATACCCGGCGAACTGCTGGCTTCCATACCGGGCGACAGCTGCGTCCAGGTGCGGCCTTTATCCTCGGAATAGGCATTCCAAAACCAGTCGAGATTGGTGCGAATCAAGAACCAAATTCGTCCGTCTTGCAACTCCGTTAAGGTGCCTTCGAAACAACCACCGTGATGACCTCGGCCGCCAATATCCAGCTTATTGCTCGCTTGCCAACTTTGCCCTTCATCGGTTGATTGAAAAGTCAGGCTGTAGTGACGTGCCGCATCATAATCAAGATTTTGCGCCGACATTAAAAGCTCACCGCTTTTCAGTTGAATCAAGGTAGTGGTGACCGCCGCGTAACCGCCCTGAACCCAAACGGGCTCTTCCCACGAATAACCGCCGTCAAAGCTACGCATACTCCATAAGGAGACGCCTGTGTTTTTAGTGGGTTTGTTGGCTTTACGATGCCAATTAAAATGACGTTTGGCTACATTTAAAAAACCGAGCACCAACACGCCGGATTCGGTCACGCACAAGCTGTGCGAGTCGTGCGCTTCAAAGCCATCCACGGAAAACAACGAAACCGACTGCCAGCTTCGCCCTTCGTCGCTGGAAATCAAGGCCTGCTTTCCTTGAACACAAACAATTTCGCCTTGTTCATTACGAACGAATGGACCCGTTTGCTCAATCTCCAGCGGTTGCACACAATCATTCAAATAAACGTCCGCTTCGGTTTTCGGGGCCAGTTTGAAGTCTAGCTGAATGTCTGGATAAGCTTTCATCGCATCAATCCGATTCGGTGATTAAAACGGTTTGACCACAACAAGAATCAAAATCACGATGGTCAGTACCAGCGGGATTTCATTCGCCCAACGGTAATAAACCCCGCTATGGTCCAAATGGCCTTGTTGCATTTCATCGGTACGCTTTTTCGTCCAGTAGTGATACGCCAGCATCAAAACCACAAAGACGATTTTGGCGTGTAGCCATCCCATGCCCTGCGCCAGCGGCCAATACGCCAACCACAACCAGATGCCCGTCCCGATTGCCAACACCATCATAATGGTCATAAAACGATAGAGTTTTTTCGCCATGATGGCCAAACGATCCACCTGCTGCCCGGCCGCCTGACCTTCGACAAAATGCACGAAAATACGGGGTAAATAAAAGATTCCCGCCATCCAGGACATCACAAACAGAATATGAAAAGTTTTTAACCACAACACGTCTATTTTCTCCAATACGGCTTTTAGAATCTGTATGATACAGGTTCTAATGATTCAAAACACGAACAAACAGGATTTAAGATGAAAATTGAACAAAATAAAGTTGGCATGATCAACTACTCTTTGACGGATTCCGAAGGCAACTTAATCGATTCTTCAAACGGTCAGGCGCTGGCTTATTTACACGGTCATTCCAATCTTATTCCTGGTTTGGAAAAAGAGCTTGAAGGCAAAGGCACCGGCGATAAATTCAATGCGAATATCCCGGCCAGCGAAGCCTATGGTGAAGTGGAACCGAACCTAATTCAGGAAGGCGTTCCGAAAAGCATGTTCCAAGGTGTCGATAACCTGGAAGTTGGCATGC
The nucleotide sequence above comes from Hydrogenovibrio thermophilus. Encoded proteins:
- a CDS encoding sialidase family protein, yielding MKAYPDIQLDFKLAPKTEADVYLNDCVQPLEIEQTGPFVRNEQGEIVCVQGKQALISSDEGRSWQSVSLFSVDGFEAHDSHSLCVTESGVLVLGFLNVAKRHFNWHRKANKPTKNTGVSLWSMRSFDGGYSWEEPVWVQGGYAAVTTTLIQLKSGELLMSAQNLDYDAARHYSLTFQSTDEGQSWQASNKLDIGGRGHHGGCFEGTLTELQDGRIWFLIRTNLDWFWNAYSEDKGRTWTQLSPGMEASSSPGMLCRLQSGRLLLAYNPLTNTKDGSAPRVNGLYSEVAASWYRAELCLIWSDDDGLTWSKPKVLAQCDGAWLSYCYLFEARPGEIWLTTMQSHLKISFLEKDLL
- a CDS encoding CopD family protein codes for the protein MLWLKTFHILFVMSWMAGIFYLPRIFVHFVEGQAAGQQVDRLAIMAKKLYRFMTIMMVLAIGTGIWLWLAYWPLAQGMGWLHAKIVFVVLMLAYHYWTKKRTDEMQQGHLDHSGVYYRWANEIPLVLTIVILILVVVKPF
- the slyD gene encoding peptidylprolyl isomerase; its protein translation is MKIEQNKVGMINYSLTDSEGNLIDSSNGQALAYLHGHSNLIPGLEKELEGKGTGDKFNANIPASEAYGEVEPNLIQEGVPKSMFQGVDNLEVGMRFEAQSEQGVHSVEITDIQDETVTVDGNHPLAGKDLNFDIEVMGVRDATEEELEHGHAHGDGGHQH